A part of Melittangium boletus DSM 14713 genomic DNA contains:
- a CDS encoding ABC transporter permease, which produces MNSSHIAAILLRQFYLLRGSPARILPLFVWVAIDVTLWGFITRYLDSVSASGINFVSSLLGAVLLWNFLTRVMQGVTMAFFEDVWSRNFLNLFATPLRISEYLAGLVLSSIVTSSIGLGVMVLVAWAVFDLSLITYGLMLAPFFLVLFLFGIALGVFGSAVVLRLGPAAEWLIWPIPAVVAPFACVFYPRSALPEWMQWASRLTPPSYVFESMREIVSRGGFSGHSLAWGMGLALTALVLACGFFTRVYHEAVRTGRIARYSAESVT; this is translated from the coding sequence ATGAATTCCTCGCACATCGCCGCCATCCTGCTGCGCCAGTTCTACCTGCTCCGGGGAAGCCCCGCGCGCATCCTGCCGCTGTTCGTCTGGGTGGCCATCGACGTCACCCTCTGGGGATTCATCACCCGCTACCTCGACAGCGTCTCGGCCTCCGGCATCAACTTCGTGTCATCCCTGCTGGGCGCGGTGCTGCTCTGGAATTTCCTCACGCGCGTGATGCAGGGCGTGACGATGGCGTTCTTCGAGGATGTCTGGTCGCGCAACTTCCTCAACCTCTTCGCCACCCCCCTGCGGATTTCCGAATACCTCGCCGGGCTCGTGCTCTCGAGCATCGTGACGAGCAGTATCGGACTCGGGGTGATGGTGCTCGTCGCGTGGGCGGTGTTCGACCTGTCGCTAATCACCTATGGCCTGATGCTCGCGCCGTTCTTCCTGGTGCTCTTCCTGTTCGGGATCGCGCTGGGGGTGTTCGGCAGCGCCGTGGTGCTCCGGTTGGGGCCGGCCGCGGAATGGCTCATCTGGCCCATTCCGGCCGTGGTCGCCCCCTTCGCCTGCGTCTTCTATCCGCGCTCCGCGCTGCCCGAGTGGATGCAGTGGGCCTCGCGCCTGACCCCCCCGTCCTATGTCTTCGAGAGCATGAGGGAGATCGTCTCGCGGGGAGGGTTCTCGGGGCACTCGCTCGCCTGGGGCATGGGGCTGGCCCTGACGGCGCTGGTGCTCGCCTGCGGGTTCTTCACCCGCGTCTACCATGAGGCCGTCCGCACGGGCCGCATCGCCCGCTACAGCGCGGAAAGCGTGACCTGA
- a CDS encoding ABC transporter ATP-binding protein: MKTPSLDPPASNVLSVVALRKHYGGTPAVDDLSFHVGRREIVGLLGGNGAGKTTTINMVLGILEPSAGTILIEGVDLAKARAQALAHTNFAAIYAPLPGNLTVQQNLRVFGMLYGVKKLSARIEELLTRFDLRRFRDTKSGVLSSGEQTRLTLAKAMLNEPRLLLLDEPTASLDPATARDIRTRIRDFATQGPGGVLWTSHNMYEVEEVCDRVLIVSRGKILLQGNPRTLPAEHGKATLEELFISVVRGPDALEHTRAVS; this comes from the coding sequence GTGAAGACGCCCTCATTGGATCCCCCCGCCTCCAACGTCCTGTCGGTCGTCGCGCTGCGCAAGCACTACGGCGGCACCCCCGCCGTGGATGACCTGTCCTTCCACGTGGGCCGCCGGGAGATCGTCGGGCTGCTCGGCGGCAACGGCGCGGGAAAGACGACCACCATCAACATGGTGCTCGGCATCCTCGAGCCCAGCGCGGGAACCATCCTCATCGAGGGGGTGGACCTGGCGAAGGCCCGGGCCCAGGCGCTCGCGCACACCAACTTCGCCGCCATCTACGCGCCCCTGCCCGGCAACCTCACCGTCCAGCAGAACCTGCGCGTCTTCGGGATGCTCTACGGCGTGAAGAAGCTCTCCGCGCGCATCGAGGAGCTGCTCACGCGCTTCGACCTGCGGCGCTTCCGCGACACGAAGAGCGGCGTGCTCTCCTCGGGAGAGCAGACCCGGCTGACGCTGGCCAAGGCCATGCTCAACGAGCCCCGGTTGCTCCTCCTGGACGAGCCCACCGCCTCGTTGGATCCCGCGACGGCCCGGGACATCCGTACCCGCATCCGTGACTTCGCGACCCAGGGCCCTGGCGGCGTGCTGTGGACGTCCCACAACATGTACGAGGTCGAGGAGGTCTGTGACCGGGTGCTCATCGTCTCGCGAGGGAAGATCCTCCTCCAGGGCAACCCCCGGACGCTGCCGGCCGAGCACGGCAAGGCGACGCTCGAGGAGCTCTTCATCTCCGTGGTCCGCGGACCGGACGCGCTGGAGCACACGAGGGCGGTGTCATGA